GCTCAGGTCTCTCCTGAGGTTGTGGTCCAGCTGTGAGTTGGGGCCGTGGCCATCTGAGGCTTGGCTGGAGCTGGAAGGGCTACTTCCAAACCTACTCACCTGACTGGCAGGAGGCTCCATTCCTCACTGGCTGGCTACTACCTGGATGAAGTGGGTGGTCGCTGAGGAGAAACTGTCCCCTTGGTTGTGGTGGGAGCTGGGGGAAGTTAAGTTACTGTCCTGGGCCTTATATTATTATCAAATGAGGGATTTGGGTAAGCTCTGAGGCACCTTCCCATTCTGAAATCCTGCGATTCTAATCGCAGCCAGAATGAACTTAGAATTTATGAGAGCTATGTCAGTGAGTCCACATGTCTATCCATGTAAGAGTAAAACCAATCAGCCTAGTGCAATTTGGCAAAAAAAATAGTAACCCTAAATCACTGAAGTTTACCATCTTAAGGCCTCTGTGCAAGCATGTTTGGGATTTGACAATATAgttaacttgtttttattttgagttaGACAAGATGCATAGGTAGCTTTAGTTTCATTTCTACTTGACTCCAGCCTTAGTCTTGAATCTATGAGCATCTGACCCTTTGGAAGGTTTAGCTTCAAACCGGGACACGCCAGGGTGCAGCCTTGGTGGGGGTGCGTGGAAAGCTGTCCTGTTTCCCTGATCAAACTGTGCTCTTAGAGATGGCAGCCTCACCTTTGAGAGAGGCCAAAAGTCAGTCTAAATTGAGTTCCTTGTGGCTTAGTTGTTAATGGTCCTTGGCTATTTTGCACCCTCATCCATAGCATTATCAAATCTCaactctgaaagaaaaagaaactgacagCCCCTTTGTCAGCTCTTCACAGGACAAGAGGTTACTCATTCCTGCTGAGTCTGCCTGTCCTGTCTGGCTGCCACGCTTAGAGTGGTCTCCGAGCCCTGAGCTGAACTCTGCGCCCCCACCCACTGCTGCCCAGCTAGGCCGTACTCTTCCTTCTGATTAACTTATACAGCTGTTACTGACTCAGACTTTTAAAAGAATCTaaagtaaaaactaaaaactacaatgaaattgAATATCTAAGCTGTTTCATTTTCTAGGCTAAAATTTAAAGGCCTATGCCCTAgcctattttttctttcctgcaattGGCTAAGGTAAATATTCacatttatctcatttaacaTGCCTTAGAAGTGCTTTTTCTTTCCCAGACTTTTTTTTGAGCCAAAAGCATTCAGTGTTATGTAAGGAAGTGTCATAAATATCACTTCCATAAAGTTCAAcaaaatttacttaattttttagtGCTTGATGATCCCAGTGGTTGTcaaagggagatttttttttaaaaagccaaagggCCGGAAGTTGAGTTACAGCCCAGATCTGAGGCCATGAGCCCAGTCGCGCTCCTGGAAGTGACCTCAAGGCCCTCAATGCCAGATTGAAGTCACAGTAACtcgtttcttctcttccctgttcCACTTCGCCTTTCCTAGCATTTCCATGTTCCTTACAGtccttcatttcttaaaatatttttaaaatacagcttttCTGAAAATCATGTTCCAGTTTAGCTGTTGGATGGAAAACGATGCAagactcccttctggccagcagagGGCGACTTGTCCCAGACCATCAGAGTCACTCCCGGGGCTGTCCCAGGTAGGACCCTGTTTATGTAAGTTGTGACTAGAGGCTGAAGCCAGGGTCTGGCACTGAGGACTCTGAATGGGATTAAGTGTCTCAATGGCATTTCATCTGTGACTTAACCTGACTGAAGTCTAGAAGATATCTTTCCCTCCGGAAAACAGGTAGTGTGTTAGGGCTTCCACTGCAAGCGTCAGCGTCCATCTAGTTGCACGTCCCCATACAAAGTTTAAGCCTCTGGTTGGATGGCAGTAAATAAATGTTGACTTTAAACAACTAGTGAGTCAACTCGTCCGGCCATGCTGGTGTATCTCTGGAGAGAAGGGAAGTGAATTTTACCAGGCACCGCATGCTCGTGTGTCACATAGCACTTAACTAAATGGTATTCTGGAGAAAGTATACCCACCTCTGTAGAAAAGATTAGTTTCATCCCCTCAGTCTGACCAAAGCTTTACCTCCAAGTCCATCAATAGAACGCGAATCTGCTCCGTGCCTGCTGTCCACCGTCTCCCTCCTGGACCAGCTATCAGCGAATCCGTGTTAATAAAATAACTGACATTCAACATTTAAAGagacaaaaaattagaaacatctgCTGCCTTTTCCAGCTCTCCTCTTGAGGGATCGTGGAAAACGTTACCAGTGGGTGTTTCTTTAAATCTGCAGACTGAGTCCTAACAGCTAAAAAGAATGCCGACTCCTGTGACTCAGCTGAAGGTTACAAGGGAGACTAGACATTTATTTAGACGTTACAGTGTTTATTTGTACAGAGATATGTTGCCGCAGATTACTGATTCTGGAAGATCTGTTAATGCTTATAGGACTATACACATCTTAGACTCACGGGCATCGTCTGAAAAGGCTTCCCGTGGCCCCGGCCTTTTCCTCCCGGTCACTGGTCGGCGTGCTGAGGGGCCTCCCTCCGTGGGCGCCTCCGCGGCCCCCGCAGCCTCCCGGGCAGCTGCCGCCTCAGTGGGTGTTGCTCTTTCCCAGCTGACGCCTGTTTGGTCGTTCCTTCTTTGttttccctctcctgccccagtggGCAGGATTCCCTATGTTGCTCCAGAAgtatacaaacacatatacatttatttacaagtgcataaatatataaatatggctattatagaaaaataaataccactttcctctttgaaaaaaaaaaccaaaacaaataacACTATATATAGTCTTTCTGGGATAGCGGCTTTTGCCTAAATTGTAGGAGGTGGTGTTTCAAAAGCCATGGGCAGCGGTGGGCTGGGGGAGAGCTGCCTCCCATGTTCCTGCCCTCTGTAGGCCCCCGCGGGGTGCTGGGGACACCAGTCTCCTCTGCCCGCTGGGCAGGAGTCAGGACTGTCCACCTCTTCAACCGGGACGAGGCCCAAGCAGCATGGCGGCCCTGGGGGGAGAAGTGGGAAATGTCAGAGTCCAGCCTGACCAGGAGCCAGCGCTCAgcactgctgggcctgcctctACCTGTGACGGGAGCTGGTTACGCTGGCCTTGAAGGAGGACAGAGACCTACAACTACAAGGACATTCGACCTGGCGCGGGCCACCTACGTGCTGCCTGCTCATCTCAGCAGTGGGACTGTGATCTTACCCTGTACCTGGGAGCAGATGAAGTCAGCTGAGCCCAGGAACTGCGTAAAGAAGTCCTGCTCTGTCCAGGTGGGAAGTCCACCCACTAGTCTACCCTCCTGCCTTCTGGTCACAATCATCCTACTTAGCTCATTCCCCCAGGTGGCGCGAGTCCGTGTAAAGGACACGGGTCTGGCTCTACGAGGTGCTTGTCTTGGTATTTCATCTCCCAGAGACAGAGTCTAGGACTTGCGTGTGAACTGGCATCCACGCCACGGAGGATCATCAGCTAATTCTGACACAGCCTGAGCCCCAGCCCAGTCTCCACGGACTTCTGACAGGTTGGCACAAGACAGTGGGCTGGGGGTGGCGTGTACTGGGCCCCTTGGAGAGAAAGTTCTGTAGAAGCACAGAGCTCTGAAGATGATGTGAGAACTTGGCGTCTCACTGATGGGTGCAACCTCATTCCTTCATGACGAGACAAGACCCAACAAAGCAAGATATTTGGGAGTGATTAGAGAATGCCTCTTGGGGTGATGAGAGGCAATGGGAATTCATGAATGGCCTTGAAATGCCGAGGCCAAAGGGGCTTCTTTCTCTGAAGTGGAGGAGtgccctttctctcagcctttGGGGACACAGCTTGCCATGGTGGAATAGGACCCACCCGACATGTCCCTGCAGATCTGCTGGGCCTTTAAAAGCAGGGAAGGAGGTGGCcagctcccttcccacccccatctctgAGACAAAAGCTGTGAATGGCTCCTTACAAGCACCACCTTGAAGGCCTATCATCTTCCCAgcctgctcactttcccaccctGTCCTTGGCGCTGACCTGGGTGAAAAAGAGGGTCCCATGTCGCTTCCAGACCAGGACTCTGGGGGACACTCCTGACGCCTGGCTGGCCCATAGCTGCAGGCTGCTCCTGGAGATGGTGGCAGTCCTGGTGGGGCGGGAGCAGCTGGTGCGTTGAGTCATCGGGCAGTGTGTACAAGAAAGTGCCCTCGTCCGGGCTGGATGCGGGACCCCTGCGTGCATGAGGCCAGATGGAGGGGTGAGGTAGGGGCAGGGGGCGCCTGTGTCCCCAACCCTGGCTGCTCCTCTGAGGGCGGCAGAGCTCAGACAGGGCAGGGATGTCAAGAGGCTTCACACCATCACTCTCACAGGTAATTCTAGCCTGTTTCCATTTGATTCCGTGCGTGGCCTGAATGTATGAGGGTGTGGAGTCAGGTGTGGGGGCCTGTGGGCAATCCCAGCGGTGTCTGGCCCACCAAGTGAGGGAAGGATTTTTGAGCAGAAAAGGCATTGTGACTCAGACGCAACAACCACCCCTCAGGCTAAGCGTCCGGGGGCAGCAGCCTCCGGATGTGGGGATCCCTGAGTGAGGTACTAGTGGCCCCTTCTGGGTGactgaggctggggtggggcagctAGCAAGACAGTGGGCGCTGGGCTCGGGGCCGGACGGGCCCGGGTACCTGGGACTCTGGTGCCCGTGGGGGTCAGGTCCACTGCCGAGAATGGTCTGCCGCAGCATGCTGGCGGGGTCCTCCTGCTGCTCAAAGAGAGTAACAAAAAGGTCTCATCAGGGGGTCCAGGTGACCTCCCAGTTCACTACTCAGTAGGCCTGGATGCTGCTGCCTGAAttagaggcaggaagggaggaagccCCAAGAGGCAGCCCAGCCCCTCTCCACGGTGGCCCAGCTCCGCTCACCACCCACCCCAGCCACGTTACCTGCTGGAGCTCCCCTGGGCAGTGCAGCTGAGACTTCAGGCCTGCGTAGCCCGCGGCAGCCGCAGGGCAGGCCCTGTTCACACGGACGCCGCTGGCAAAGGCCCGCCCACTGGTGCCACTGAGGTAGGGCTGCCCACTGGCTCGGTGGCCGGTGAGCCCTCCCAGTGGTACCATAGTGTACTGGCAGGAGGGGGACAGAAGGGTGCTTCGTGGAAAACCGAGATCTGTTGTATGTTCTGGAAGGACAGAAGGATGGAGGTCTGCTCAGGCCAAGGAGGCCCGGGGCAGCTTGAATCTCAGAAAGTCCTGAGGATGTGAGGTCAAGTGAGGTAGGCAGGGAGCGGACACTGCCCTAGGGATGAGGATGTTGTCTCAGGAAATTCCTCCTGTCACCCACTGCTTCCTGACATCTAGACTTTTTTTCTCCAGTAGGGAGAGAAGATACAGGACCAGGGTTTGTGAGAACTAAGTGTTAAGTGAACAGTAGGAGCAACATTTAAATGAGGCAAGTTGACAAGATGTGTTGCCATCTGAAGCAGAAATTAGTGGGTAAATCAGATTAACCCAGGATAAGGGGAAAGTTCGAGGCAGCCCcagaggtgggaagagacaggGTCATTTAAAAGTATGAACAAGTGGTCAGAGCATAGCTTCAgacagtaaaagaagccagaggcAGGTGAGTACTGAGTTCCAGGGATGCAGACCAAGTCCCACTTGACCCTTTCCATCTGCCAAGGTCCGTGAGCTAAAGGGAAGGGCCCCGTCTGGGACTGTTCTGACTCTTCCCAAGTCCTCAGGGGACCCACCAGGTACCTGAGCTCTGGTGTATGAGAAGCAGGGCGCCTGTATCCCGCCCTGGGCAGAGGCCTCCCTGggggctgccccccaccccaggctccttCCCCTTCACTCACTCACTTTGCTTAGACCAGGCCCTCCACAAGCAGAAGGGGATGAAGGCGACGATGATGAGGACGAGGGAGCCCAGGACGACCCCGACAATCAGGTAGGGCAGGTCACTGGAGCGGGCCACCATGGCCCCGGTGCCCGCTGGCCGCTCCATGGTTTCAGGGGGCGGTGGCTGAGGTGGGGCCAgagttgggggtgggagtggCCCAGGCTGACCAGAAAACTTCCGAGCTGCAATTGGGACAAAACTCACTTCAGCATctatttctttaacatttctttcgtAAGAAATAGTAAAAAACAAAGACCTTGATTTGATTTCATGGGTGTGAAACTGGGTCAAACTTATAATACAGGGCCTTTGTTAGGTGAGTGTGTTGCCCAAGCTCAGCATAAAATTGGCATCTCATGTGAAACTGGGCGTTGCCGAAGAGACGTGAATCTCACATTTCACAAGGCTACCTGAGAGACTTGTGGGCCAAGCCCCAGGGCTCACACTGGGTCTCCGGGGTGGAAGTGGTATAGAGGGTTTCTAAAAGAAAAGCTTGCGACCCTTTagaagaaagtattttaaaaggcatGAAACCAGCAAAAGACGGAATTTCCCCATAAGTTTGCTATTCCTGGGTGTGTTGAGAGGCGTGGAGTCCTAGGTGTGAGCTGCGGTGGCCGAGCAGGGAGACAGTGTGCTGGGTGGGGCTCACTTGGATGGATGGTGGTTGTGAAATGCCAACCAAAGGGGACGGGATGGCAAACTCATCTGGGTCCCGCTATATCAGGGTGACCTGACACTGTTCACTCCTTGACTTGCTGCTACAGTCTTCTGGGTTTCCCATGACCGCGGCCACCtacatttctctttcttgcccTTTTCTGTCTTCGCCTCAGACACCGGGAAGTCCTCCTGGTCCCTCTCAGTCTGCACTCTATTCACTTCCTGTGATTTCAGCCTGCATCTCGATGACTGCCAAATATCCCCACCCaggtcctccctcccctgctccagccACAGGAGACCTGCCTTCTCTTGTGGGGCACAGTATTTCAGCCTCAGGACTGTTCCCTGCAGTCTCACCTTGTCTTTTCTCATGGACTCTGGttctcctccagcctccccatTTCAACAAGTGGCCACACCACCTCTGTGGTGCTTCAAGCTGGAAACTTAAGGTTTACTCTGAACTCCTCTCACTCTATCTTGGCCTCAAAGTGCTATCAGTTCTGCCTCTCTGCACTTCCCCAGAAAAGACTCAAACCCACACCTTCGCTTTAATTCTCCCCCCTCAGCCCATTCCTGCATGGTCCAGTGACCTTCCGGACAAGCAAATCCAACAGTGACCCTTTCTCCACCTCACGGCCCACAGTCTTCAATGACCCGATGCCCTCACATCCCTGGCCTCTTCCCTAAGCACCCCCTCTCGTCCTCCCAGGGCCATACACTCCAACCAGGTGAGCGACCTGCAGGTTTGTCCTGTCCTCCAGGCCACCCCCTGCAACCAGGCTGAAGATTCAGTCCTTCTGGAAGACCAGTGCAGAGCCTTTGTAAAGTCTCTGTTCTTTGCCCTGGGGACTCTGTGTCACCTGGTACAGGATTTCTGGCTGTGCACGTACCTGCCCCCTGGCTTCACTGCTCGTGATAGAGGAGCGTGGGAAGTGCATGCAGGAGGGAGAATGTTGCCAGTGACAGGAACGTGGATTGTTTTCTTGTCTTCCTTCCTATTCCTTTGGGATCTTCTCCTCCTGATCACATTCTTTGCAATGTACTTTCAGTATTTGCAAAATAGAAATGATATCTATCTACTTGATCACTGTGCAAAAATTAACAATATATGAATATGTTCAATGTGTTTTAGTGCGGGGAAAGGGTCTGGGCTTGTAGTTAGACCACTGGGCCCCGAGCATGCTCCACCGCTAACTGCTGTGTATCATTTCCTGATGctgaatttctttcctttctcatggGGTTGTAGTTAAATTAAGTAATCCAACCAATGGAAGTACCAAAGGGTAAGTGCCCAGTGTAGGAATAAAGTGTTTATAGAAAGTTCCCAACTTAAGAATGGGTTCTAGTCCCTGATTTCATGTATGAGTTAATTCCCAAGCATTCATACTTGGGCAAATCAACATAAGGGTTTAAAATGACAAAGTTTGGGGATACATGGAAAATAAGGAGTCATCCTGAGGAAGAGATATACCCAGCTCGATGCACAGAGCAGTGACTCTGCCCTTGTCTGCTGGGAACAGCAAGAGGAGAGCAGAGAACCCAAAGAGAATCACCTTTGGTTTCACAGATCATCACATTGCTGAACTCGCTCTCCCCGCCTTCGTTGAAGCACTGCATCTTAATGTCGTAGGAGGTTTCTGGCTGCAGGTGGCTGATGGAGTGCCAGTATCTGTCCCCTGGGAAAGAGCAAGAGAGGCACGTGTGGGGATCATGCATGGGGTTTGCCTGGCCCCCATCTGCAGCCACACTCAGGGCTCTGTTTCTGAGCTGGTGCCATGGACTAGCACAGGGGGCCGTGTGGGGAAGGAGCATCGAAGGACATAGTCCAAGTGCCCACCCACTTCCTGTTGTCCCATCACCGTGGGAAGGAAGCACGGGGGCTTATGAACTGGACGACCCTGAGTATGTCATGAAAGAGCCAATGATCTGGGACCCGCCAGCCCGTTTTGTACTTTCATCAACTTCTAGACACCCCTGGGCCAACAGAGGAAACTCGCACACAAGTGTTTCTCACCTTCCACCATGTCCTTCTTGTAGTCACTGTCATTGTCACTGTCTGTGGGCCGGTAATAGATATAAAAGCCATGGATTGGGGTGTTGTTGTTACTTGCTGGAATGTACTatagggaagaaagaagaaacaagttGCCAGTGGAGCAGGGAAATCATCATGTGAGCAGATCCGCTGGTGGCTGGAATCATACCCCAGCCTAGAGTTTAAAATTCACTAGGGACCCGGACAAACATTTCTGATGACAATCCCCAAGGCTCCCTGGCCAATGCTGAGGAGATCACGCCTTATTTTATTTAGCGTAGCAGTCCCCAACTTTTGGAGACAAGAAACAAACTGCCATTTCTTCAAAGACTTAAGTCCCTTCAACCTGGGTATCGTGAGGGTGAGTCTCGCTGGCCCAAGCCCCAGGTTCCCAGGCACGCAGGTGGAGGAACACTTAAGGGGAAGCAGCTTGGAACGAGTCAGGGAAGAAAGGTGATTCCTTCCTGCCCGCGCTGCGGCTGCGGCCGCCAGCCCCGTCCTCCCACGGCGGTCTGTGCCAGGCCACTCACCATCCACTTGAGCATGATGGTGGTCTCGTTGACAGCGTCGGTGAAGGTGATGTAAGGGCCGGCCACGGGCCGCTCGTACACGCGGCTGCTGTAGCCCGACACCACGTAGGGCCGGGAGGGGGCGCTGGGCTCGCTCTCCCCCAGCATGTTCAGAGCGCGGACTCGGAACTTGTAGGACGTGCCTGGGGAGAGACACAGCCTGACTGCCCCATGGCCCATCCAGGCTCAAGACGTGGAGGGATCTTCTGGGCAGCCCTTGCCCAAAAGCAAGCCCCAGAGGACTCAAGAATCCCACCCTCATCAGAGAGGAGCCACACAGGAGGTGCCTCTGGACCAAGTATGGAGctagggagagagaaggaagggcttgTGCGACCGAGGTAACTCCACCAAGAGCGGCCAGGGAGCCTGATGGTGAGTGGAGGACAAGCGGAGAGAAGGACCTCCAGGCTCCCATTCTCCTCCAGGTGGCCGGGGCAGCTGGGGACCAGGTAGGACAGTGGCCAGGACCCTACCTTTCTCTAGGCCGGTGATCTCCACCGAGAGCCGGGAGGGCGGGATGGCGCTGGTGGCCAGAATCCAGTCCCCCACTTTCTTTAGCTTCTTGTACTCCACACGGAAGGACTGGATTGGGAAGCCACCATTCCCACGGGGAATCCAGGTCACATACACTGAAGTCTCAGAGGCCATGGAGATCGTGGGCCTGTCTGGGGCTTCTGGGGCTGGAGGAGACCATACacaagagaggaaggaagcaggaggaagggacGTGGTGAGAAGGTGGGTGTCCTGAGACTGGACCTGGCCTGTTCCTGATCAAGGCCAGCTTCCCCCAGTGCCCTCCACCCCCTGGTGGCTGCGTCAGGTctccctggggctccctgggTCACTCTCCCCTGGTAGGAGCCCTTGAGTTAAGACGCCTAAAAGCTATACTTCTGCAATGTCAGTGTGGAGGCCAGGCGCCAGCTCTTCCCCCCTCTACTGCTTTCTGGACCCAGATGGTCAGCAACCCTAGTGTCAAACTCCAGTGTCTTTTTCTGAAAAGCTCCAATCCACATCTCATTGTGGTTAACTGGGGAGAGGCCAGACAACACAAGGACTCCTGGACCCACGAACCAAGATCCCAACCTGTAGCAATGAGCCTTCTGAGGCAGTGGACCTGTAGCCAGTTCTGACCTCTCATCACCCTGCCCTTGGGTCTGCTGGGGGCTTACGGGACAGGCGGCCTTGCTCCGGCTGGCTGCTGCTCTGGGGGCCGGCTCCAGGGTCATCTCTCTGGATCTGCTGCTCCTTGCTGGCTATGATTTCGGGTTTGGGCCGCCGTCCTAGGTGAAATGGGTTGGGGTCAGCATAAGGAGTGTGCATCAAGTCTCCCTTTCCACAGAATCCCTTCTGCCTGAGGCTCTGCCAAGGGATCTGACAAAACTATGTCAATAATAGACGACACTGGAAGTGTGGTCATGGAATTGCACCTGGCCCCTGAGTGTGAGAGAGGCAAAGGGATGTCAGGGGGCCAGCTGGTGATTCTGCTGATGGGAGGTGGGACCACAGGGAGGCAGTAGCTGAAAGGAAGGTAAAGTTCAAGGTGAATAGCTGGGGTAAGGCGAGCAGGGCTTCCCACCTGGCCTGACAGGACTGCTCGGGTTCACGGAAACCCCACGCTGGGGGCAACCTGGGACCCTTACCAGTTCGGAAAGTGACCATAGCCGTCTGGCCTTCACCTGCACAGTTGTAAGCTGCCATCTCCACCTCATACAAGCTCCCAGGGTCGAGTCTGGTGAGGGTCAGGCggtgctggctggctgggatgccAGAGATGGTCCATTCGTCAGAGGAGTTTGTGACCTGCTGGAGAAGGCAGCTGGTATAAGGACTGGCATCTTGGCCTGGAGCTAGAGGTGGGTTGTGGTTTG
This portion of the Vicugna pacos chromosome 1, VicPac4, whole genome shotgun sequence genome encodes:
- the BOC gene encoding brother of CDO isoform X2 → MLHGMMTTQRGQRPGITLACLLLATAGCFADLNAVPQVTVQPSSTVQKLGGTVILGCVVEPPWMNTTWRLNGRELNSSDDALGVLITRGTLVITALDNHTVGRYQCVARMPAGAVASVPATVTLANLQDFKLDVQHVIEVDEGNTAVIACHLPESHPKAQVRYSVKQEWLEASRDNYLIMPSGNLQIVNASQEDEGMYKCAAYNPVTQEVKTSGSSDRLRVRRSTAEAARIIYPPEAQTIVVTKGQSLILECVASGIPPPRVTWAKDGSSVASYNKTRFLLSNLLIDTTSEEDSGTYRCMADNGVGEPGAAVILYNVQVFEPPEVTMELSQLVIPWGQSAKLTCEVRGNPPPTVLWLRNAVPLTSSQRLRLSRRALRVVSMGPEDEGVYQCMAENEVGSAHAVVQLRTTRPGTTLRPWQDAQPDTTTPRTPPSRPGSPDQMLKGHPGPLRPPVLVQPASTQCPREQGQVAPAEAPVILSSPRTSKTDSYELVWRPRHEGGSRAPILYYVVKHRKVTNSSDEWTISGIPASQHRLTLTRLDPGSLYEVEMAAYNCAGEGQTAMVTFRTGRRPKPEIIASKEQQIQRDDPGAGPQSSSQPEQGRLSPPEAPDRPTISMASETSVYVTWIPRGNGGFPIQSFRVEYKKLKKVGDWILATSAIPPSRLSVEITGLEKGTSYKFRVRALNMLGESEPSAPSRPYVVSGYSSRVYERPVAGPYITFTDAVNETTIMLKWMYIPASNNNTPIHGFYIYYRPTDSDNDSDYKKDMVEGDRYWHSISHLQPETSYDIKMQCFNEGGESEFSNVMICETKARKFSGQPGPLPPPTLAPPQPPPPETMERPAGTGAMVARSSDLPYLIVGVVLGSLVLIIVAFIPFCLWRAWSKQKHTTDLGFPRSTLLSPSCQYTMVPLGGLTGHRASGQPYLSGTSGRAFASGVRVNRACPAAAAGYAGLKSQLHCPGELQQQEDPASMLRQTILGSGPDPHGHQSPRGPASSPDEGTFLYTLPDDSTHQLLPPHQDCHHLQEQPAAMGQPGVRSVPQSPGLEATWDPLFHPGPPCCLGLVPVEEVDSPDSCPAGRGDWCPQHPAGAYRGQEHGRQLSPSPPLPMAFETPPPTI
- the BOC gene encoding brother of CDO isoform X1, with the protein product MLHGMMTTQRGQRPGITLACLLLATAGCFADLNAVPQVTVQPSSTVQKLGGTVILGCVVEPPWMNTTWRLNGRELNSSDDALGVLITRGTLVITALDNHTVGRYQCVARMPAGAVASVPATVTLANLQDFKLDVQHVIEVDEGNTAVIACHLPESHPKAQVRYSVKQEWLEASRDNYLIMPSGNLQIVNASQEDEGMYKCAAYNPVTQEVKTSGSSDRLRVRRSTAEAARIIYPPEAQTIVVTKGQSLILECVASGIPPPRVTWAKDGSSVASYNKTRFLLSNLLIDTTSEEDSGTYRCMADNGVGEPGAAVILYNVQVFEPPEVTMELSQLVIPWGQSAKLTCEVRGNPPPTVLWLRNAVPLTSSQRLRLSRRALRVVSMGPEDEGVYQCMAENEVGSAHAVVQLRTTRPGTTLRPWQDAQPDTTTPRTPPSRPGSPDQMLKGHPGPLRPPVLVQPASTQCPREQGQVAPAEAPVILSSPRTSKTDSYELVWRPRHEGGSRAPILYYVVKHRKQVTNSSDEWTISGIPASQHRLTLTRLDPGSLYEVEMAAYNCAGEGQTAMVTFRTGRRPKPEIIASKEQQIQRDDPGAGPQSSSQPEQGRLSPPEAPDRPTISMASETSVYVTWIPRGNGGFPIQSFRVEYKKLKKVGDWILATSAIPPSRLSVEITGLEKGTSYKFRVRALNMLGESEPSAPSRPYVVSGYSSRVYERPVAGPYITFTDAVNETTIMLKWMYIPASNNNTPIHGFYIYYRPTDSDNDSDYKKDMVEGDRYWHSISHLQPETSYDIKMQCFNEGGESEFSNVMICETKARKFSGQPGPLPPPTLAPPQPPPPETMERPAGTGAMVARSSDLPYLIVGVVLGSLVLIIVAFIPFCLWRAWSKQKHTTDLGFPRSTLLSPSCQYTMVPLGGLTGHRASGQPYLSGTSGRAFASGVRVNRACPAAAAGYAGLKSQLHCPGELQQQEDPASMLRQTILGSGPDPHGHQSPRGPASSPDEGTFLYTLPDDSTHQLLPPHQDCHHLQEQPAAMGQPGVRSVPQSPGLEATWDPLFHPGPPCCLGLVPVEEVDSPDSCPAGRGDWCPQHPAGAYRGQEHGRQLSPSPPLPMAFETPPPTI